The Benincasa hispida cultivar B227 chromosome 11, ASM972705v1, whole genome shotgun sequence genome has a segment encoding these proteins:
- the LOC120091561 gene encoding exocyst complex component SEC15A-like gives MEGKPKRRAAAENGETAEDLVLATLIGNGEDLGPIVRHAFEMGRPETLLHQLKNVVKKKEIEIEELCKIHYEEFIRAVDELRGVLVDAEELKAELSTDNFKLQEVGSVLLIRLEELLECYSIKQNVTEAIKMSQICVQVVDLCVKCNDHISKGHFYPALKTVDLIEKNYLHNISVKTLKMIIETRIPVIKSHIEKKVSTQFNEWLVHVRSSAKVIGQTAIGYAATARQRDEEMLERQRKAEEQNISGLGDFAYTLDVGDIDEDSILKFDLVPLYRAYHIHTCLGIKEQFREYYYRNRMLQLNSDLQISSSQPFIESYQTYLAQIAGYFIVEDHVMRTAEGLLSAEQVEAMLETAVSKVTSVLEVQFSLMDSATHLLLVKDYVTLLASTFRQYGYEVGPVLETLNKSRDKYHELLLEECRQQIVDVLANDSYEQMVLKKDSDYENNVLAFNLQTSEIIPAFPFIAPFSSTVPDVCRIVRSFIKGCVDYLTYSVHSNLFEVVKKYLDRLLIDVLNEAILNIIHGASIGVSQAMQIAANITVLERACDYFIRHAGQLCGMPLRSVERPQSGFAAKVVLKTSRDAAYIALLTLVNNKLDEFMALTENIGWTSEEVTANANDYINEVLIYLDTIMSTAQQILPMEALYKVGSGALDHISYSIVSAFLSDSVKRFNANAVMSINNDLKMLEAFADERFHSTGLSEIYGGGSFRSCLIEARQLINLLQSSQPENFMNPVIRQKNYNMLDYKKVASICEKFRDSPDGIFGSLSSRNTKQNTRKKSMDMLKRRLKDFN, from the coding sequence ATGGAGGGGAAACCAAAGAGGAGAGCTGCTGCAGAGAATGGGGAAACGGCCGAAGACTTAGTCCTTGCAACATTAATTGGGAATGGCGAGGACCTTGGTCCAATTGTTAGACATGCATTTGAAATGGGCCGTCCAGAAACTCTCCTTCATCAGTTGAAGAACGTtgtaaagaagaaggaaattgaaattgaagagttGTGCAAGATCCACTATGAGGAATTTATTCGTGCAGTTGATGAACTTCGTGGGGTTTTGGTTGATGCTGAAGAGCTGAAGGCCGAACTATCAACTGATAATTTTAAATTGCAAGAGGTTGGGAGTGTGCTTTTGATTCGACTTGAAGAGCTTCTTGAATGTTATTCAATTAAACAAAATGTGACTGAAGCGATCAAAATGTCCCAGATTTGTGTTCAGGTGGTTGATCTTTGTGTCAAGTGCAATGATCATATTTCTAAAGGCCACTTTTACCCTGCATTGAAAACTGTTGATCTGATTGAGAAGAATTATCTGCATAACATTTCTGTCAAGACCCTAAAAATGATCATTGAGACAAGAATTCCTGTGATCAAATCTCATATTGAGAAGAAAGTGTCCACCCAATTTAATGAATGGCTCGTTCATGTAAGGAGTTCTGCTAAGGTTATTGGGCAAACAGCTATAGGCTATGCAGCAACTGCTCGCCAAAGAGATGAAGAAATGTTAGAACGTCAGAGGAAGGCTGAGGAACAGAACATTTCTGGGCTAGGAGATTTTGCATATACTTTAGATGTTGGAGATATTGATGAGGACTCCATTCTAAAGTTTGACCTTGTACCTCTTTATCGAGCATATCACATTCATACATGTCTTGGGATCAAAGAGCAATTTCGTGAATATTACTACAGAAATCGAATGTTGCAGCTTAATTCCGACTTACAGATTTCTTCTTCTCAGCCCTTTATCGAATCGTATCAGACCTATTTAGCTCAAATTGCGGGATATTTCATAGTGGAGGATCATGTCATGAGGACTGCCGAAGGGCTATTATCAGCTGAACAGGTTGAAGCAATGTTGGAAACTGCTGTTAGCAAGGTGACATCAGTTCTTGAGGTACAATTTTCCCTCATGGATTCTGCAACTCACCTTCTCCTGGTGAAGGATTACGTTACTCTTCTGGCATCTACTTTTAGACAATATGGATATGAAGTTGGGCCGGTTCTCGAGACTTTGAACAAAAGCCGGGACAAATACCACGAACTTCTTTTGGAAGAGTGTCGGCAACAAATAGTGGATGTCCTAGCTAATGACTCCTATGAGCAGATGGTTCTGAAAAAAGATAGTGATTATGAAAACAACGTTCTCGCTTTTAATCTCCAGACTTCTGAGATAATACCTGCATTCCCATTTATAGCACCATTTTCTTCTACCGTTCCTGATGTCTGCCGCATTGTGAGGTCCTTCATTAAAGGGTGTGTCGATTACTTGACCTACAGTGTACATTCTAATCTTTTTGAGGTTGTGAAGAAATATTTGGACAGGCTCTTAATTGATGTTTTAAATGAAGCAATACTCAATATTATCCATGGTGCATCCATTGGTGTTTCTCAAGCAATGCAAATTGCTGCGAATATTACCGTTTTGGAAAGAGCGTGTGACTATTTCATCAGGCATGCAGGTCAGTTGTGTGGAATGCCTCTTCGATCAGTCGAGAGGCCACAAAGCGGTTTTGCTGCGAAAGTCGTTCTTAAAACATCAAGGGATGCAGCTTATATTGCGTTGTTGACTTTGGTGAACAACAAGTTAGACGAGTTTATGGCTCTTACAGAGAATATTGGTTGGACTTCTGAGGAGGTTACTGCAAATGCAAATGATTATATAAATGAAGTCCTCATTTATCTCGACACAATAATGTCCACTGCACAACAGATTTTACCGATGGAAGCTTTGTACAAGGTTGGGAGTGGCGCTCTCGATCATATCTCCTACTCTATAGTTTCAGCTTTTCTTAGCGACAGTGTCAAAAGGTTTAATGCGAATGCAGTCATGAGCATCAACAATGATCTGAAAATGCTGGAAGCTTTTGCAGACGAGAGATTTCACAGCACGGGATTGAGTGAAATCTACGGAGGAGGAAGTTTCCGAAGCTGCTTAATCGAAGCCCGACAACTAATCAACCTTTTGCAGAGCAGTCAGCCGGAGAACTTCATGAATCCAGTGATAAGACAGAAGAATTACAACATGTTGGATTATAAGAAAGTGGCTAGTATATGTGAGAAGTTCAGGGACTCTCCTGATGGGATATTTGGGAGCCTTTCTAGTAGAAATACAAAGCAAAACACACGCAAGAAATCAATGGATATGCTGAAGAGAAGACTGAAAGATTTTAACTGA